atttccacatatgtccaaaacctaaagtcaaactcggccccaccaacttGATCTATCcagtgccaccgagttcatttgacatagccatagccagaaaccctattcAATTCGGTCTCACTAATACAGCTCTCGGTCTCATTGAGATggctttgcaaactctctgtttcccttcgtaacatttcgatgtcaccgaaatgagcgatcagtcccaccgagttcgcattgcaaactctctatttccttttcgtaacatttcggtctcaccgaaatgagcgatcggtcccaccgagtttgcttgaccaagtctctgttttctcatcactgaaatcggtctcaccgagttcatgcgatcggtctcaccgagatgaggttttgccctagccctagcacatcggtcccaccaagttgatctcATCGGTCCCACcaggattcctaacgttcacattttgaactaaatcggtctcaccgagttcttctattcggtctgaccgagttgggtaaaaagtgtgtaacggttggattttttgtggatgctatatataccccctccaccccttctccatttgagagagagccatcagaacgtgcctacacttccactactcattttctgagagagaaccacctactcatgtgttgagaccaagacattccaatccaaccaccagaatcttgatctctagctttccccaagttgctttccatctttccaccatagccaaatctgtgagagagagttgagtgttggatagactatcatttgaagcataagagcaaggagttcatcatcaacacaccatctattaccttttggagagtggtgtctcctagattggttaggtgtcacttgggagccttcgtcaaaattgtggagttgaaccaaggagtttgtaagggcaaggagatcgcctacttcatgaagatctacccaagtgaggcaagtccaatgatgggataggcaaggttgcttcttctacccaagtgaggcaatcattacccttcgtgggttgaagtctccatcaacgtggatgtatgatagcaccacctatcggaaccatgccaaaaatctccgtgtctacattgcgtgtgccttctccaaacccttccctttaccttcatatgcaatattttactttccgctgctacactcttagaattgcatgtgtaggttgattgcttgacttgtgctaagttgctaaaatctgccaagaattcaaATTggtaaaaggctagatttttatttggtcaagtagttaaTAACCCCCATCTAGacttacttttgatcctacaacaacacctaagcaccgctccgcccacatatcaaattataaaagtagcaaacacaagtcgaaccaacatgatgaaagtagcatggtgaaattcccgtgtaccctcaagaatgctttgctaagaaaccattttggcctgtcctttgccacaaaaggattgagctacctcgctgcactttatttaccgttactgttacttgctcgttacaaattatcttgctatcaaaaaacttgttaccgacaatttcagtgcttgtagacattaccttactgaaaactgcttgccatttccttctgctccttgttgggttcgacactcttacttatcgaaaggactacgattgatcccctatacttgtgggtcatcattcatCGACGttacgagggactccaagtacgatctacaccgacacgTTCTTCTTCCGTTGTAACTTGGTGACTGTAATGATTGTGATCCCAACCCgtgatgcatcttcatattgatcttgggtgatcgtaggtgCAACTACTATGTTTACCAACAATCAAGGTGTAGGTGGGCCGATGATCTCGAGTGGTATACTAACAACCTACCTCCCCGCATCATCGAATGTCAAGTCGGCACTGACAGGTGCGCTCCCGAGACTACGGGACACAGAGAGGAGTTGAACCCTCAATGGGATGATTACATGCCGGATCTGAGGGACAAGAGGCCATTAAGGCCCGAGAACCCACCTCAGCCGATTTACCAATCCAGGCAACGTCGAGCTGCTGGACATGCGGGATACCTAGCCTGGCTGGCCAAACATGGTGATCTACGTGATTACACTAGAAACCAAAATGTATCCATGTCACATGTGCATCATGCCACTGCACGTGTCCGAGGAGCTGCTCACCCCTAGTGTTTTATGGATGAGGTCATTGAACATTAGTTCTCAAACGGTCTAAACCCGCAAACATCGACCAAAACGACGGCACCACAGATCCCTTGGTATGGATTGGGAATTTTCTCCTTGCCGTCCACATAGCAGGTGGAGACAGTGTCCATGCTATAAAATACTTGCCATTGAAGTTAAAGGGCTCAACCGGCATTGGCTGAACAGTCTCCCGCTAGACTCGATTGACGAATGGGACGACCTAGAATACGAGTTTTtttccaactttcagggcacttatgtgaagCCGCCTGATGCCGATGACTTGACCCATATCGTACAAAAGCCTGGTGAAGCAGTGTGCAAGTTTTGGAATAGTTTCTTAGCAAATACAGTAAGAACCAGATTGTGGACTGTCCCAGCGCAGAGGCCATTGCTCCTTCAGGCATAATATCAACGATGAATGGCTGGCCAGCGAACTTACACATGTCCAAGGACCATGGTAGACCTCACCCAGCTGATGAATAGATTTTGTGCTGGTAAGAATAACTGGCTCGCTCAAAAGCAGCGCTGAGGAGGTGCTCCCGGCACGTCCAAGGTGTGCGACAGTAACGGAAAACCCCGATGCAACCGGCAGAATAAGCGTTGCAATAGAAGTGACAACGACGCCGAGTACGGCGAAGTTAACGCTGGATTCGGCAAGCAACATCGAGGTGGCGGCAAAAAGAAAGCCTTTCCACGGTGGAGGCGACTTGCAGCTAGATAAGATATTGGATCAACCCCGTGCCATCCACGGAAACCCTGAAAAGCCGACCATTCATACCAACAGTAATTGTTGGGTGATCAAGCAAGCCGTAAAGGTTGAGGTCGAGAACCAGGGCAAGAGTCAGCCCCGCAATAATCATAATGGGGATAGAGACCAGCCTGAGTCGAGCAACACTAGCCAAAAACAGTTTCCTCCTAAGGTGAAGGACGTGAATATGATTTATGCTATCCACGTCACCAGAAAGGAGAGACCGGGCCGGCCCTGGTGTATGGCTAGAGGGGCCACCGCCTAGGGCCCAGGACTGGGGAGGGGTCCATAATCTCTGGTGTACATGTATATACTTAGTATAGCCCAGCACAAAAAAATATAGAGAAAAAATTAAGAGGGAAACGAACAAGTTAGGCTAGACCCAACTGACTTGGCTGGTTACACCGCACGCATTGATCAATCTATCTTTTTCTTAGAACCATTGATCAATCTATCTGAATACCTAATCGCTTCATCTCTTCCTCACCATGAACCGCTCGGGTTCTTTCTTTCGCCGCCACTGCACGCGGCAGCCTGGACGCTGGTGTTGCGCGTCCGCCCTGCACCCTTGCCGGCAACACGGTATGCCGCTGCCGCGCGCCTGCCTTGGCTGGTTGGCCCTCACGCCCAGCCATCCGCGAGTCCGCAACCGCGAGTTCGGCCATTGTTTCACAAGTACATATGGATTTCATCTCCAATTTCAGTGTATAAGATTAGGGTTTTGATGTAAAAATTTCCAATACTTTCTAATTTCTATACCCTTTTCTTCTGAATTTTAGGACATAGCCTGCCTTACAATGTTACCTAAGAAGCGTTTGTCGGGTGCTGAACAATTGAGAAGAAGAAAAGGCGATCTAAAAATTCAATCAGAGAAAGGTTATTTGAAAAAGGTATTTTACATCTTTAATCAATGTTTATGTATcacactcacacgtgcacatacatagGACTTAGGGGCCCATGTCGTCGAGTTCGTCCTAGAGCCTTCCGAAATATAGGGCCGGCCctgaggagagacattgttcgctcCGTGATGTATATGCCGTGGAGCCCACTGAACCAAAGTACAACCTGTGATGTATGTCAGGTTGGTCATCGGGCGAAATATTTGGGATCTATTTGAGCGTCCGTCCTCAGCACCATAGAAGTGTCACGTGTCTTTTTAACACAATACAGTCATAGATGCTCACCATACACTCATCTATGAACGCATGCATGCACACCTATCTCTATGAGCACTTTTTTTCTGAGGAACTGGCAGGAGCGCTACCTTTTCATTTAGTAGAGGGAAATATGTACAATGTGGCATGTTTTTGAAAGGGGGACAAGCAGGAAACCCCAAGATCCGAAAGGATCACACTAAGTGATGCATGCTAACTACTCATGAATTTGGGTCGCTCTTGGCCGGAAGGCCATGTCACGCTGCATGATCTCCTCGAAGGTTAAGTGCGCAACCTCGATGCAAGTCAATCTTGTGCCTTCGAAGATTCGTCGTTCCTCTCCTTTCATGCGTTCTACATTATATAGATGAGTCATCTGCTGCGACGCCTTCTCAAATTGATGTCGGAGTTTTTGAGGCCAGCATCCCACCAAGCGTCGATTGAGGGGGAAGCGGCAGTCGGAGCAAATGTAAGCGGCTCCCCCACCCAATTCAGGATGAGGGTGCGGACTGCGGAAGTGAACGGGCAGGTCTTGCAAAGGTGTTCTGCATTCTCGTTGGTACAGAGGCATAGTTGGCAGACGGAGTAAGTGGCCAGCCTCGCAGGGCGAGACGGTCAGCCGTAAGGATCCGGTTGTGGAGGGCCAGCCAGGAGAAACGCTTGCACTTTGGCTCCGTGTGGGCCTTCCAGATTTTGTCGCAGAAGAATCTCGGATAAGATCCAAGGAATTGCGCCCGATAAGCCGAGCTGGTCGAATATTCACCATTGGGGTTCCAGTTCCAGGAGATGGTGTCCGGAGAGTTAGGGTCAAGGGAGGTCGACGTGACGGTCGAAGCTTGCTCGATGAATTCTCTTAGATGGGCTAGAGAATTCATCTTGGCGACAACACAGATCCAGGCCTCCTCACGGAGCTCATCATGCACCGACCTGTTTTTCCTAGTTGCAATACCAAACAGACCGGGGCACAGGTGCCGTAGGGCTCCTTTTCCCGACCAGTTGCCGTGCCAGAAGGAGGCCTTTTACCCGTCCCCAAGGGTGATTGATGTGGAGGCCCTGACTAGGGAGAAGTCGGAAGCATCACaaggcagcagggatccggcccaaGGTCGCGCAGGGTCGTTCCATTGATGCCATAGCCAACAAAGTCTTAGCACCCTCCCGAAGCGTTCCAGGTCGGTGATGCCGAGCCCCCCGAGCACTTTGGGGCGGCAGACCGTCTTCCAGTTTACAAGCGAATGCCTGCCGCTGGCATTTTCACTTTCATCTCCAGCCCAAATGAAATTGCGTGTGATCCTATCCACCTTGGCACTGGCCCACTTTGGCAAGGGGGTGACCGTCATGTGGAAGGTGATGATCGAGGATAGGGAGGACTTTGCCAGGGCCACCCTACCCGCTCTGGCGATGTTCTTGCCTTTCCACCCAGGCAGTTTCCCTTGGACCTTGTCGATTAGCGGTTGAAGGTGGACCTTACATAGCCCGCGTATGTGTAGGGGCCGGCCCAGATATTTTCTCAGGAATGAAGCAATTTTTGCCGGAAAAATCTATGAGCACCTCTAGTTATTGAACCGGCACAACATCTTAAGATTGACGAAGTCATCAtagatgttagaagggagagagagagattggtggaatagttcgttgtattgcttgagcctcatgggcatatatatatgagtacatggtcatcttggagtacaagtcaaggcaggaacaaatcctacgctatCCTATATTTCctaaataaacattatactcaacatcgccccgcagtcacaacggtagcgacgcagacgNNNNNNNNNNNNNNNNNNNNNNNNNNNNNNNNNNNNNNNNNNNNNNNNNNNNNNNNNNNNNNNNNNNNNNNNNNNNNNNNNNNNNNNNNNNNNNNNNNNNNNNNNNNNNNNNNNNNNNNNNNNNNNNNNNNNNNNNNNNNNNNNNNNNNNNtgcatcgcggagtcgtggctggagtgaaaaccgacgaggttgctcaagcaggcggtagccctttgtgccgtttgtcgatgtagccaagAGCCTGGGTGGTGGATtcgtggtcgaggtagccatgcGAAGAATGACGTGGTCGATGTTGAGTCGGGGTGGccagtgtcgaggaagtcgccgtggagccgcgggcgcaagggggcgccgagttagcatgggcacagtggtgtcgaagtagtggtgcgccagaaAGGAGATGTTGTTGACAACGTGTCACactgggtttgccaagcccggggacacatcgtagatGAAGGCACACACCGATGTTGCCAGCactgggcatgcgtagacggatgaagacgaagttgacgaagcgccgcaccaggcttgccaggcccgggaacacatcgtggacgaaggcacgcggcagtgttgccagcaccgggcatgcggagacaaggacctgcacgagctgtacgccatgtcgaagaagtcggagggccagcagagaagaactcgatgatggttgcggcgtccatcggcgtggggccaatgtcaccaacggtggtcggagtagacgaagtggtcggggtagatgacggcgacgctgacgacgggctggtgctggatgaagacgaaggaggtggacgggcggctgcggcggctacggggtagcggcggcggcggccaaagaaaaccggcggcggcggcttgattAGGAGCGCGGCggtggtgctcgaagtaggcggaaAACCCTGAcgacgtgacgaagaccggcgcggacggtggcatttccgcgccaagggagacggcgcggcgcataccacgggaggtcgacgcgcagtgacggcggagtggaccgcgggccgcggcgctacggcccgaaggggcgacgcagcagcggcaggcaggtcggggcgacggcggtaagacctcggggcggcggcggagaccgcgggccgcggcgcgacaacccgaaggggcggcgcggcggaggagtgcgtgtcggtgcaaccgcggggacggcctcgggacgGCTGCGTGGACCgcatgccacgctcgctacggcctgacggggcgacgcaacggcggcgcgagggtcggtgcggCCACGGGGACAACCAGGAGCGGACGGCCTCAGGGCGgccgtggaccgcgggccgcgacactacagcccaaaggggcgacgcagcggtgacgcgggtcggtgtagccgggagaagaaccacggggcggcggcgctgcggcccgacggggcgacacaacggcagcccgttgctcgatcggtggagggacgcgctgaactcggggacgatcttcacgggacctgcggaggtgCGCGCAACCGACGGGCCAGGCCGGTTGCATGGCggagatgaggcggatcgcggcggcgggcgggtgatcaatccgatcacGCGCGAGGTCGGCGACGCCGTTCAGTGGAGAtggggtggcggcggagtccgagatgaagtcgGCGACGGCGTGtggcagggcggctatgattggccgccgcatggcgcgaggccgccgtgtcgggtgatgcaggagtcccggtcggagcaggacGGTGACGaccggcgtagatcgacgggcgggccagcgcgcgaacggcggcggcgaagggccGCCGCATGACGCGAAGCCGCCGGGTCGGGGCAACAGGCGGGCAGACGCGcggacgacgcgcgaggccgccgggtcggggcgaccgaCGGGTAGACGCGAggacgacgcgcgaggccgccTGGTCGGTGAAGAAGCTGACCGATCGTGCCGGGGTTGGAGAGGCGCACGGGGTCGActgcggcggtgggcgacgcaaaccgatcaagattagatcggaaaaccaaaaaaaaaccgACGATCAAGATGACCAGCGGGAAAGAGAAAACCCCGAAAGAAGTGCTCGGGGAAACATTATACTCAACAATAGACACCTAGTAGTCCATGAAAAATACTCATCTCGGTGCCGCAGACGAGTACGTCGAAGCTGCCAAATTCTGCCATTCCGTCCATGCATTCTCCTTAATTGACTAGCATGTTGACTAAAGCTCAGTATCTACTACAACGTGCCAGGTTCAATTTCCCCATGCGGTGTTAGCTTCAGTCACAAATTAACAATCCATGCATAGAGTTAGCCAGGTAGGACAACAAAGATGCATGTATCTTGGCAATTTTGTGCGCTAAGCATAGACACCCCTTCTAGCTCTATGTCAACATGATGGGTCTCTGGTCCAACGTTCCAGCTCTTTCTTTATTCTTTCCATCAGAAGAAAAAATATTCCTAGCTAGCCACAAAACCTCGCCCTGGTCAAAAGTCTCACTCCACCCCCTCGTGCTCACCCAGTCTCACTAACGCGTTGCCAACTTGCCATGCACTCACACTGTGAAACGGACTCCTCACTTGTTCTTTACAGTTTAAACTCAAAGATGCACATCAAGTACACAGAAGGTACAAATCGACCGATATATTCCGCTGGTGTTTCTCTCCCATATATAGCTATCAAGAGCTTGCAAGCAGCCTGACACCCTCACTAGCCTAGAAAACACAACGGCAAAACATATGGATCTCAGCAAGAACTGCGACCATGGCCTCGCGGAGATCGAGGCGCTGCTCCGGCGGGAGCAGGAGCTCGTGACGCAACTCCGGGCGCTCATCCTTCCACAACTCCACAACGTGGATAGCGGGTCGGCCGAGCTCGCCGTCCAGCTCTTCGACGACGTGATCGGCTGCAGCACCAGCGTCGTATCTAAGCTCTTCACTGCTGGAAGTGGAGCGACCACCGAGCTCATCGACGACAAGTCCTTAGTGAGGAAGAACAGCACTAGTACTGCTGCTGCTATCGACGACAAGATGGACGAACAGGCGAGGCCTAGTTGCGTCGTTGGTCGAAAGAGAAGGTGCGTGTATATGTGATATGCATGGATATTCATCGTTTCCAGTTAATCTCATGGCTCATGCATGCACACAATAATAGGTCGATCGGGCTAATTGATTCTAAAATCTAAATTCAATTGGGACATCTTATATATCTTCAATTCGCATGATCAAGATCACTTCTAAACAAATACCTCACATCTTGTAGGAGGAACGATAGCAAGCGATCAAGATCACTCGTGACCAATGTTCCACATTATGATGGTCACCAGTGGAGAAAATATGGGCAGAAGAACATCAACGGAAGGCAACATGCTAGGTAACTAATTACACTAAACAAAACGCACATACATCTTTTGTTATCAGATGAGTATGGCTGGTTATAGGCAATCAATCATGCGCGCGCGCTAATTTTAAACCTGTGATTAAACAGGAGCTACTACAGATGCACCTACACAGAACGGAACTGCTCAGCAACTAAGACAGTTCAGCAACAAGATCAAGATGGCGGCGGTTCTATTTATTCCACAGACGCTGGTGAGGATCAGGGTGCAAAGTACACTGTCGTGTACTACGGTGATCACACATGCAAGGCCGGCGACAACATCAGTAACGACATTATCGATCATCTGCCCAATCTTGTAGATATAGATCTTCGGAGGGGCGAAACAGAGCGAGTAACGGCAGAAATTTCAGAGTTCGAGATGGAATTAGATGTGCCGGCTCTGCTAGAGGTGTTAAACAATTCTCAGCTGAATTGGGAGATCGTATGCTAGCCAGTTAGCAGAGATATTTGTTTAACTTAAGCATGTTTGGGTGAGTGCTCAAATTGGATGGTAAATTATTTCAATGGTTCTTGATGAATGATTCTTTAGAAACACAGTACCGACACATACGTTTACAATAGGCATGCATACAcaaccctatgaatgcacacatgaAACCTGTATTTATGAGCATCTCTGAGAGACCGAGCCGACatctcttgagattgacgaagtagcCACAATCACCTTATAGTCGACGGGCATGTCACAGGAGTAAAAAAATATTGCCACAAAGCTTGAAATAAATACAGTTAATAATGCAAACATCCGTGCCATGTCTAGGACGTTGGTTTCACCACAAGAAAGCTAACCATCTAATTTATGCCGAGTTCTTGATGAATATTGATTGCGAATTTGCAATGCTAGCAAATATCTTACTCAACATGCCTATAACCAAAGGTTCAATAAAAAGGGAACCTATGGTTTGATAAACTCCTTTATTAAACTAAACCTACTTCAAATTGGCATTTATTTCATTTGAAGTTTTTTCATGGTCTCTAGATAGTCATTTGTCGACTTTGTCGATTCGTGTCTTCTACATATTGACTAGATTCAACTCTCTATTTGGAACATAGGGGTTTTCCTAGTTCCCATGGTAATTGTCGCAATAAAAGAAGTAGTAATAGATCGAGTTATGCCTTTTGTGTATGGTATATTTCCTACATAAATCGGTTCAACCTACATAAATTGGGTCCAGATAATAGATGTAGAACAACACATTTTTAACTTTAAAGTGCAAGCATGCTAAGCATGCTCAGTCACTTGAAAATGCAAGATGCTCTCTCCTTCTTCAACTCCATGGGAAAGACAGGGAATGTTTGGACGAACTGAGGACGAATGAATAATACTCAAATGGGAAAGAAGT
Above is a window of Triticum dicoccoides isolate Atlit2015 ecotype Zavitan chromosome 5B, WEW_v2.0, whole genome shotgun sequence DNA encoding:
- the LOC119309394 gene encoding uncharacterized protein LOC119309394, which codes for MPSPPSTLGRQTVFQFTSECLPLAFSLSSPAQMKLRVILSTLALAHFGKGVTVMWKLSRACKQPDTLTSLENTTAKHMDLSKNCDHGLAEIEALLRREQELVTQLRALILPQLHNVDSGSAELAVQLFDDVIGCSTSVVSKLFTAGSGATTELIDDKSLVRKNSTSTAAAIDDKMDEQARPSCVVGRKRRRNDSKRSRSLVTNVPHYDGHQWRKYGQKNINGRQHARSYYRCTYTERNCSATKTVQQQDQDGGGSIYSTDAGEDQGAKYTVVYYGDHTCKAGDNISNDIIDHLPNLVDIDLRRGETERVTAEISEFEMELDVPALLEVLNNSQLNWEIVC